One Solanum pennellii chromosome 9, SPENNV200 DNA segment encodes these proteins:
- the LOC107030212 gene encoding uncharacterized protein LOC107030212: MADRLRDFTRMNPPIFIGSKTSEDPQEFLDKVHKILVAMVAIDTEKAEMASYQLKDVAQTWCKMWQDSRALDGVTVTWELFKTAFVERFFPRELREDKIDKFINLKKGSMTFSEYSLKFVKLSRSLTGIDEDLEEECSAAVLHDNMDFSRIMVHFQHLDESRKRKHSRVGNRSRQAEENFSRKCSTEITDKPRFMKGLSHQEESSSSKGHYDKDFEPRIKRNNGVDTPQERPPCRKCGKLHGEECIMGTNTCYSCGKPVTW, from the exons ATGGCTGATAGACTTAgagatttcacgaggatgaaccctcctattttcATAGGGTCTAAGACTTCAGAGGACCCACAGGAGTTTTTGGATAaggtgcataagattttggtggcTATGGTGGCCATAGATACTGAGAAAGCAGAGATGGCTTCCTATCAGCttaaggatgttgcacagacttggtgcaagatgtggcaggatagccgaGCTTTGGACGGAGTTACGGTCACTTGGGAGCTATTTAAGACAGCCTTCgtggagagattcttccccaggGAATTGAGGGAGGACAAGATTGATaaatttatcaaccttaagaAAGGATCTATGACATTCAgtgagtattccctgaagtttgtgaaattatccag ATCTTTGACAGGGATTGATGAGGatctcgaggaggagtgtagTGCAGCTGTGCTGCATGACAACATGGACTTTTCTAGGATTATGGTCCATTTCCAGCATCTGGATGAAAGTAGGAAGAGGAAGCACTCTAGAGtagggaacaggtcaaggcaagctgaggAGAATTTTTCTAGAAAGTGTAGTACTGAAATCACTGATAAGCCCAGGTTTATGAAGGGACTCTCACACCAAGaggagtcaagttcatccaagggtcaCTATGATAAGGATTTTGAGCCCAGAATTAAGAGAAACAATGgagtagatacacctcaggagaggccaccttgcaggaagtgtggcaaactgCATGGAGAAGAGTGTATCATGGGCACTAACACTTGTTACAGTTGTGGAAAACcggtcacatggtga